The Roseiconus lacunae genome has a segment encoding these proteins:
- a CDS encoding BBP7 family outer membrane beta-barrel protein has translation MTNFNTSRRLAIALVAVFALLPGIHADAQTQTKDREQQARAQWTPVRGKQTSTRSRQPSPKGTTRTATTRKPVLKPTDSAAPQGMVTQASHELPSPPPYGETIVYEGESVVYEPAGVGMACDAMGTSCDCGGAGCDSMGCDSMGSCGPNCGCSLCGELSGGRAWRPAVTLSLPQDGFVSFEALHLWTDGMNVPALVTQSLPGAISGRSEAGVLPGATVLYGGGDILDDSRAGGRLRFGFWLDRCHTVGLAAEYLELERDSEGFSASSTGDPILARPFYNVTTGMNDSELVAFNDGSTALTGNVSVQSYTELVGGSVHVRFLRDCDEGCRQWLFCGCRDHYCTRSEFRIGYRFMELNEGVSIHEDLLSTGINPGTFDINDAFDTENRFNGLDLGWSRRIVRGYWTVESLIRLAVGNTNQIVRVNGSTSINDGPAQSGGLLALTNQGTFEQDEFGVLPEFNLTLGYQLTDHLKASVGYTGIYWSNVVRPGEHIPTAVNPDFLPPAVSGTDAYPGFAFNTTDYWAHGITYGLEYRW, from the coding sequence GTGACAAACTTCAACACCTCCCGCCGATTGGCAATCGCACTGGTTGCCGTGTTCGCGTTATTACCCGGCATTCACGCCGACGCTCAAACGCAAACCAAAGATCGTGAACAGCAGGCGCGAGCCCAATGGACCCCGGTCCGTGGAAAGCAAACTTCGACCCGTTCTCGTCAGCCGTCGCCCAAAGGAACGACACGAACCGCGACGACTCGTAAGCCGGTACTGAAGCCAACCGATTCGGCTGCCCCACAAGGCATGGTGACGCAGGCATCTCACGAACTCCCGTCGCCGCCACCTTATGGCGAGACGATTGTCTATGAAGGCGAGTCGGTGGTCTACGAGCCTGCCGGTGTTGGCATGGCTTGTGATGCGATGGGGACAAGTTGCGACTGCGGCGGAGCGGGTTGCGATTCGATGGGGTGTGACTCGATGGGAAGCTGCGGGCCGAATTGTGGATGCAGCTTGTGCGGCGAGCTTTCCGGCGGTCGCGCATGGCGCCCCGCGGTAACGCTTAGCCTTCCTCAAGACGGTTTCGTGTCTTTCGAAGCGTTGCACCTTTGGACAGACGGGATGAATGTTCCCGCGCTCGTCACGCAGTCGCTGCCCGGTGCGATCAGTGGTCGATCGGAAGCCGGCGTGCTGCCCGGGGCGACGGTGCTTTATGGTGGGGGTGACATTTTGGATGACTCCCGCGCCGGCGGACGACTGCGATTCGGATTCTGGTTGGATCGTTGTCATACCGTTGGCTTGGCCGCCGAGTATTTGGAACTTGAACGTGATTCGGAAGGGTTTTCCGCTTCGAGCACCGGCGATCCAATCTTGGCACGACCGTTTTACAACGTCACGACGGGGATGAACGATTCAGAGTTGGTCGCGTTTAACGACGGCTCGACGGCGCTGACGGGAAATGTCTCGGTGCAATCCTACACCGAACTAGTCGGCGGAAGCGTGCACGTTCGATTCCTTCGCGACTGTGACGAAGGTTGTCGTCAATGGTTGTTCTGCGGATGTCGGGATCACTACTGCACACGATCGGAGTTTCGAATCGGTTATCGCTTCATGGAGCTGAACGAAGGCGTTTCGATCCATGAGGATCTGTTGAGCACGGGGATCAACCCAGGGACCTTTGACATCAACGACGCGTTTGACACCGAGAACCGGTTCAACGGTTTGGACCTTGGTTGGAGTCGTCGGATCGTCCGCGGCTATTGGACGGTTGAAAGTCTGATTCGACTTGCGGTCGGCAACACCAATCAAATTGTCCGAGTCAACGGCTCGACATCGATCAACGATGGCCCGGCGCAATCGGGAGGCCTACTAGCTCTGACTAATCAAGGCACGTTTGAACAAGACGAGTTTGGTGTGCTGCCCGAGTTCAATCTGACACTCGGGTATCAACTGACCGATCACTTGAAGGCCAGCGTTGGCTACACCGGCATCTACTGGTCGAACGTCGTCCGGCCGGGAGAGCATATTCCGACGGCGGTGAACCCCGACTTCTTGCCACCGGCCGTTAGCGGTACGGATGCTTATCCAGGTTTTGCGTTCAACACCACTGACTACTGGGCTCATGGGATCACCTATGGCCTGGAATATCGATGGTAA
- a CDS encoding beta strand repeat-containing protein has protein sequence MVWQRMIQRLTGRNRRAVEERSRRRTLKLETLTKRQLLASDIGAVTGVAYTDLTGNGLTADDPRLEGVTVELYSDTNANNTYDAGVDTLVDTDTTDTAVDPVPGQYRFDDLAAGTYFVVQASAGASITAPNASMVTVTADDADGDTIVTIDDFTTGAQLIAATGGATELGSQSAANALGGSRDVELIHTNGSGNTTFQVDNGTELLSLSTGGGATSQATVEYDGADGTFGLNVPPGFSPIASLAGGTAGGAVPTNTGIEILGRAENQPETMTVIVFSSATEASEIDITIPQDPTLQTVFVDFTDVGWGTSGFAGVTNPADFNSVIAIRATATVTLADNDIFFSVVESRGPDPIEVNLSNTQLLQLGGTVFEDLGGGADSNNGTLDGTESGLAGITVDLYEEPGGGGAIDPSTQVAVATTTTDGSGNYVFTDLDAGNYLVVIPDGQFAGGQPLFGYATSTGNDPAPDPDDDVDSDDNGSLSAGVGIVTQEITLVAGSEPNNDGDTDVNTNFTLDIGVTPTIDLEITKTLDAAASTLNAGGQAFFDITFTNNGPLDATNVVISDSIPAGMTIDQASSNFGTYTPTIVGQDITVPIGALAVSASDTIRIAVDIDAGQTAPLTNTATIAGDQVETDDSNNSDSAVATLDIADLSITKSDNTASSVVAGEQFTYTITVTNDGPDTATGIVVTDNLPSDLSYVSGSFTTGSGTITETPASSGQLTINVDDLADQASAVIDIVVMVASDAGASIVNTATVVGAPDIDPDDSDNTATETTPVVRNVDVGVTKTTADTAVAGSSITYTFTVTNDGPGDARGVTVTDTLDTALTFSSFDAGTSGVTINQSGQDLTFDVGTLTDGQSETFTITVDIASSATGTLNNQADITTTDTDIDSSNDSDDIDVTVNRTTDLILTKSVDLATATPGDDTLTYSFEIEHDTDSISDSGVVTFTDVLPAGLTLGQISAPNATSQGYDSGSRTITIVFDPIAIGSTETFTFTATVDEDATGTIDNSGSISVTGGDIDSSNDTDNAQTALSPEFDVTLTKTADDTAPASGTNVTYTIELTNDGPSTATGVVLTDDIPAGMTFVSGTLDGQAATSDGTTVTFPAITLDDDETISATLVFTVDASANGTITNTASVAADTGETDTSNNTASEDITATPQADLEVTKSVDLSTAQAGDTLVYTITVTNSGVSPAENVTAEDTLPTGLTFVSANTPGGETVTNNGQDVTVDIGDIAASGSFTFTINATVDAAAPSSVTNSVSVETTTGETDLTNNSATAATTIEAFQSSISGVVYVDTNNNGVQDSGEAGISGVTITLTGTDVFNQPVSRVVTTNDDGEYLFSQLGAGTYDLTQTQPEDYVDGQETAGTGATATINQNAFNDLTFDDSPGTASGFNFGEVAAVLSKRRFLASS, from the coding sequence ATGGTCTGGCAACGAATGATTCAGCGGCTGACCGGTCGCAATCGTCGTGCAGTAGAAGAACGCTCGCGGCGACGAACTCTGAAACTCGAAACGCTGACCAAGCGGCAACTTCTGGCAAGTGACATCGGCGCGGTCACCGGGGTTGCCTACACCGATTTGACCGGGAACGGCTTGACCGCCGATGATCCTCGATTGGAAGGCGTTACGGTTGAACTGTATAGCGATACCAACGCGAACAACACCTACGATGCCGGTGTCGATACGTTGGTTGACACCGACACGACCGATACGGCGGTTGATCCGGTACCGGGCCAATATCGATTTGATGACCTAGCCGCTGGCACGTATTTCGTTGTCCAAGCATCCGCCGGCGCTAGTATCACGGCGCCGAACGCATCAATGGTGACCGTCACCGCCGATGACGCCGATGGCGATACGATCGTGACGATCGATGACTTCACCACCGGTGCCCAGTTGATTGCGGCCACCGGCGGGGCAACCGAACTTGGAAGCCAGTCGGCGGCCAATGCGCTCGGAGGTTCACGCGACGTCGAATTGATTCACACCAACGGTAGCGGCAACACGACGTTTCAAGTCGATAACGGGACGGAATTGCTGAGTTTAAGCACTGGTGGTGGCGCGACGTCTCAAGCAACGGTCGAGTATGACGGTGCCGATGGGACGTTCGGATTGAATGTCCCACCAGGATTTTCTCCGATCGCTTCCTTGGCCGGCGGAACGGCAGGCGGCGCGGTGCCGACCAACACCGGCATCGAAATCTTAGGTCGGGCAGAGAATCAGCCGGAAACGATGACGGTGATCGTGTTCTCGTCGGCAACCGAAGCCTCGGAAATCGATATCACGATTCCACAGGATCCAACGCTGCAAACCGTTTTCGTTGACTTTACCGATGTTGGCTGGGGCACCTCGGGATTTGCCGGGGTCACCAACCCGGCTGACTTCAACAGCGTGATTGCGATTCGTGCGACCGCGACCGTAACGCTGGCGGATAATGACATCTTCTTTTCCGTCGTTGAATCACGTGGCCCGGATCCGATCGAAGTCAACTTGTCGAACACCCAGTTGCTTCAGCTAGGCGGCACCGTGTTCGAAGATCTTGGCGGGGGTGCCGATTCGAACAATGGTACGCTCGACGGAACCGAAAGCGGGTTGGCGGGGATCACCGTTGATCTTTATGAAGAGCCCGGCGGGGGCGGGGCGATCGATCCTTCAACGCAGGTCGCAGTCGCCACCACGACGACCGACGGAAGCGGAAACTATGTGTTTACCGACCTCGACGCTGGCAATTATTTGGTCGTGATTCCTGACGGTCAGTTCGCAGGTGGTCAACCCTTGTTTGGCTATGCGACAAGCACCGGCAATGATCCCGCTCCGGATCCAGATGACGATGTCGATAGCGACGACAACGGATCGCTGTCGGCGGGCGTCGGGATCGTGACGCAGGAAATCACTCTCGTCGCGGGAAGCGAGCCCAACAACGACGGTGATACGGACGTCAATACGAACTTCACGTTGGATATCGGAGTCACTCCGACGATCGATTTGGAAATCACCAAAACGCTCGACGCGGCCGCTTCGACATTAAACGCCGGGGGACAAGCGTTCTTCGACATCACGTTTACCAACAATGGGCCGTTGGATGCGACCAATGTTGTGATCAGTGATTCGATTCCGGCCGGAATGACGATCGATCAAGCGTCATCTAACTTTGGCACCTACACTCCAACGATCGTCGGACAAGACATCACGGTACCGATCGGCGCTCTGGCCGTTTCGGCATCCGACACGATTCGGATCGCGGTCGATATTGATGCGGGGCAAACGGCCCCACTGACCAACACGGCGACCATTGCCGGTGACCAAGTCGAAACGGACGACTCGAATAATTCTGATAGTGCGGTTGCAACGCTCGACATCGCCGATCTGTCGATCACCAAAAGCGACAACACGGCTTCGTCGGTCGTCGCCGGCGAACAATTCACTTATACGATCACGGTCACCAATGACGGCCCAGACACGGCAACGGGCATCGTCGTCACCGATAACTTGCCGAGCGATCTGTCCTACGTCAGCGGTTCGTTCACGACCGGATCGGGGACCATCACCGAAACTCCGGCGTCGAGTGGTCAGTTGACGATCAATGTCGATGACTTGGCCGATCAAGCGTCCGCGGTGATCGATATCGTTGTCATGGTGGCGTCCGATGCGGGGGCATCGATTGTCAACACGGCCACGGTGGTTGGGGCACCGGATATCGATCCTGATGACAGCGATAACACGGCTACCGAAACCACGCCCGTGGTCCGCAACGTCGATGTCGGTGTTACCAAGACGACCGCAGACACTGCGGTCGCTGGAAGCAGCATCACCTACACCTTCACGGTGACCAACGACGGTCCCGGCGATGCTCGCGGTGTGACCGTCACCGACACGCTAGATACCGCTTTGACGTTCAGTTCGTTCGACGCGGGAACGTCCGGTGTGACGATTAACCAGAGTGGACAAGACCTGACGTTCGATGTCGGGACGTTGACTGACGGACAATCAGAAACGTTCACAATCACGGTCGACATCGCTTCTTCGGCGACTGGAACGCTTAATAATCAGGCGGATATCACAACGACAGACACGGACATCGATTCGAGTAACGACAGTGATGACATCGATGTGACGGTCAACCGGACGACCGACCTGATCCTAACGAAATCGGTTGATTTGGCGACCGCGACCCCCGGTGATGATACGCTGACGTACAGCTTTGAAATCGAGCACGACACCGACAGTATCAGTGATTCGGGGGTGGTGACGTTTACGGATGTCTTGCCCGCGGGACTTACCTTGGGGCAGATCTCAGCTCCGAACGCGACCTCGCAAGGCTACGACAGCGGATCGAGAACGATCACGATCGTGTTTGATCCGATTGCGATCGGTTCGACCGAAACGTTTACGTTTACCGCCACGGTCGACGAAGATGCGACGGGAACGATCGACAACAGCGGGTCGATTTCGGTAACCGGTGGCGACATCGACTCGAGCAACGACACCGACAACGCTCAGACAGCTCTGTCGCCAGAATTCGACGTGACGTTGACGAAGACGGCCGATGACACGGCGCCGGCTTCGGGAACCAACGTGACCTACACGATCGAACTGACCAATGACGGTCCCAGCACTGCGACGGGTGTGGTGCTGACCGATGACATCCCTGCGGGGATGACCTTCGTGAGCGGAACACTTGATGGTCAGGCGGCGACTTCTGATGGAACGACGGTGACGTTCCCGGCGATCACGCTTGACGACGACGAAACCATCTCGGCGACGCTGGTGTTCACCGTCGACGCGTCCGCCAACGGCACGATCACCAATACCGCTTCGGTCGCCGCAGATACGGGTGAAACTGACACGTCGAACAATACCGCAAGCGAAGACATCACCGCGACACCCCAAGCGGATCTTGAGGTCACCAAGTCGGTTGATCTTTCGACCGCTCAGGCCGGTGACACGTTGGTCTACACCATCACGGTGACTAACAGCGGCGTCTCACCAGCGGAAAATGTTACCGCCGAAGACACCCTGCCGACCGGACTGACCTTTGTCAGTGCGAATACACCGGGTGGCGAAACGGTCACCAACAACGGGCAGGACGTGACGGTTGACATCGGCGATATTGCCGCCAGTGGCTCATTCACGTTTACGATCAATGCCACCGTCGATGCGGCGGCACCGAGCAGTGTGACCAACTCCGTGTCGGTGGAGACTACCACCGGTGAAACCGATCTGACGAATAACTCTGCGACCGCCGCAACGACGATCGAAGCATTCCAAAGTTCGATCAGCGGCGTCGTCTATGTGGATACAAACAACAACGGAGTTCAAGATTCGGGTGAAGCCGGGATCTCCGGGGTTACGATAACCCTCACAGGCACCGATGTCTTCAATCAGCCGGTCAGCCGGGTGGTCACGACGAACGACGACGGCGAGTACTTGTTCTCGCAACTCGGCGCCGGGACCTATGACCTCACTCAGACGCAGCCGGAAGACTACGTCGATGGTCAAGAGACTGCCGGAACCGGAGCGACCGCGACAATTAACCAGAACGCGTTCAACGATTTGACCTTTGATGACAGCCCGGGAACCGCATCGGGCTTTAACTTCGGCGAAGTCGCCGCGGTGCTCTCCAAAAGACGTTTCCTCGCATCATCCTGA
- a CDS encoding DEAD/DEAH box helicase, which produces MNRKKKERQPKNTGQESFDALDLSPIMRRALKKAGFEKPSPIQAELIPLALDGLDVIGQARTGTGKTAAFSIPILEQLDSLEDCRDPQAIIVVPTRELADQVGREAQRLAAGVPTEIAVLAGGRNIRQQLRQLENGAQIVVGTPGRLHDHLQRRSLRTKDVWCVVLDEADRMLDIGFRPQIERILRRCPKDRQTLLLSATLPDTVRRLAESYMQDPEVIDCCKNEMSVDTIEQHYFTVDQDRKLELLLTLLDREEPEQAIVFCRTRRGTDRLWRALSKKHKHCAAMHGDMAQRERDRTLQNLRDGTLKILVATDVVGRGIDISTISHIINFDVPEDSDDYVHRVGRTGRMGRDGVAFTFIVPGQGDFLTGIEQRINKLLIRDSIEGLEPKKKEIVSEDDAGTKAKRNLINPMRRKVTRRR; this is translated from the coding sequence ATGAATAGAAAGAAGAAGGAACGTCAACCGAAAAACACCGGACAGGAGAGCTTCGATGCGCTCGATCTGTCCCCGATCATGCGTCGTGCCCTCAAGAAGGCGGGGTTCGAAAAACCATCACCGATCCAGGCGGAACTCATCCCGCTGGCTTTGGACGGACTGGACGTCATCGGACAAGCTCGTACCGGAACCGGCAAAACAGCCGCATTCTCCATTCCGATTCTCGAGCAACTCGATTCACTTGAAGACTGTCGTGATCCGCAAGCGATCATTGTGGTCCCCACCCGCGAACTTGCTGATCAAGTCGGGCGCGAAGCACAACGCCTTGCGGCGGGTGTCCCGACCGAAATCGCCGTCTTGGCGGGCGGACGCAATATTCGCCAACAACTTCGGCAACTCGAAAACGGTGCTCAAATTGTCGTCGGTACGCCAGGCCGATTGCATGATCACCTGCAACGCCGGTCACTGCGAACCAAGGACGTTTGGTGCGTCGTGCTGGACGAGGCCGATCGGATGTTAGACATCGGATTCCGTCCGCAGATCGAGCGAATCCTGCGACGTTGCCCGAAAGACCGTCAAACGCTGCTACTCTCAGCGACGCTGCCGGACACGGTGAGGCGACTCGCCGAATCGTATATGCAGGATCCCGAAGTGATCGATTGCTGCAAGAACGAAATGTCGGTCGACACGATCGAACAGCATTACTTCACCGTCGATCAAGATCGCAAGCTGGAACTACTCCTCACGCTTCTTGACCGTGAAGAACCAGAACAAGCAATTGTGTTCTGTCGCACACGACGCGGCACCGACCGCTTGTGGCGAGCGCTCAGCAAAAAGCACAAGCACTGCGCGGCGATGCACGGAGACATGGCTCAGCGTGAACGCGACCGAACACTACAGAACCTTCGCGATGGCACGCTTAAGATCTTGGTGGCTACCGACGTCGTTGGCCGAGGAATTGACATCAGCACGATCTCGCACATCATCAACTTCGATGTTCCCGAAGATAGCGATGACTACGTTCACCGCGTCGGTCGAACCGGGCGAATGGGTCGCGATGGCGTCGCGTTCACATTCATCGTCCCAGGCCAAGGTGACTTCTTGACCGGTATCGAACAGCGGATCAACAAGCTGCTCATCCGCGACTCGATCGAAGGCCTAGAGCCGAAGAAGAAAGAGATCGTATCGGAAGACGACGCGGGTACAAAAGCGAAACGGAACTTGATCAATCCGATGCGGCGAAAGGTGACCCGTCGCCGGTAA
- a CDS encoding anthranilate synthase component II — protein MVIVIDNYDSFTYNLVQRLGEIDPSVQLRVFRNDEVSVDDLDALSPDRILISPGPCTPNEAGISVDCVRHFAGKIPLLGVCLGHQSIGQAFGATIIRAPQLMHGKTDEIFHDDGGLFHGLAQPFIATRYHSLVIAPETVPDCLQVGAWTDTGGTRQIMCVRHKTYPIEGWQFHPESFLTEPGIDMLTRFLKW, from the coding sequence ATGGTCATCGTCATCGATAATTACGACTCCTTTACCTATAACCTCGTCCAACGCCTTGGCGAGATCGACCCGAGTGTCCAGCTCCGGGTCTTTCGAAATGACGAAGTCTCGGTCGACGACCTGGACGCCCTGTCCCCCGATCGGATCCTGATTTCCCCCGGCCCCTGCACTCCCAACGAAGCCGGAATCAGCGTCGATTGTGTTCGACACTTTGCCGGGAAAATTCCGTTACTAGGTGTTTGCCTGGGACATCAATCAATCGGCCAAGCGTTCGGGGCAACGATCATCCGCGCCCCCCAGTTGATGCACGGAAAAACGGACGAAATTTTTCACGACGATGGCGGGCTCTTTCATGGGTTGGCCCAACCGTTCATCGCGACACGGTATCATAGCCTGGTGATCGCTCCGGAAACGGTTCCCGATTGTTTGCAGGTCGGTGCCTGGACCGACACCGGCGGAACCCGCCAAATCATGTGCGTTCGCCATAAGACTTATCCAATCGAAGGCTGGCAGTTTCACCCGGAGAGCTTCTTGACCGAACCAGGCATCGATATGCTGACTCGGTTCTTGAAGTGGTGA
- a CDS encoding HisA/HisF-related TIM barrel protein, producing MARWDGLVGVIDLKRGQAVHAVAGRRDRYQPTRQFYYPDGNKVSIDGDAALLAQQYCRVGIAAIYVADLDAICGGALQDNTLEEIITAVSRMSSSGVSYRIDAGLGQADDQIKAERLAVLLAGVSNWRVFVATEAAVDTSVLETLTDVLGKSHVGVSLDFAAGQWLSPRTTPRRWIEAINALEIEAVIALDLTSVGSGDPRRTIDLIKRVRGDLPQVQLTSGGGVRTEPDARRLRDAGADEVMVASLFTGDGSPFAASD from the coding sequence ATGGCCCGCTGGGACGGTCTGGTCGGTGTCATTGATCTGAAGCGTGGCCAAGCGGTTCACGCCGTCGCCGGGCGACGTGATCGCTATCAACCGACTCGGCAGTTTTATTACCCCGACGGAAACAAGGTTTCGATCGATGGCGATGCGGCGCTTCTTGCCCAGCAGTATTGTCGCGTCGGAATCGCCGCGATCTACGTCGCAGACCTGGATGCCATCTGCGGCGGTGCTCTTCAAGACAACACGCTCGAAGAAATCATCACCGCGGTTAGTCGCATGTCTTCGAGCGGCGTGTCCTATCGAATCGACGCGGGGCTTGGACAAGCCGATGATCAGATTAAAGCCGAGCGTTTGGCGGTGCTGTTGGCAGGTGTTTCCAACTGGCGGGTCTTCGTAGCAACCGAAGCGGCTGTTGACACGTCCGTCCTGGAAACACTGACCGATGTGCTTGGAAAGTCGCACGTCGGTGTCAGCTTGGATTTTGCCGCCGGTCAATGGCTGTCACCGCGAACCACACCACGTCGATGGATCGAAGCGATCAACGCGCTGGAGATTGAAGCCGTCATCGCACTTGATTTGACGTCTGTCGGCAGCGGCGATCCGAGACGCACGATCGATTTGATCAAGCGTGTTCGCGGTGACCTTCCGCAAGTGCAGTTGACGAGCGGCGGTGGGGTCCGCACCGAACCGGACGCACGGCGTTTGCGTGACGCCGGAGCCGACGAAGTGATGGTTGCCAGTTTATTTACCGGCGACGGGTCACCTTTCGCCGCATCGGATTGA
- a CDS encoding DUF2617 family protein, whose amino-acid sequence MLSVRPKVAELSFHVFSRSLHPELYNVHRTRRIERSAYQAQISITNCGHVITWNRCGDGPVTICEVATGAHQPLPTKRRVISQPLKGSRTEKVSCQSGVSYRTHFQLEPVSPDLFFMVGQQLSKQPVEGLMHTFDSSGRMSFGALSYINVECRQRSMLVQAVHTFPDDYAIVKVESLFSLPE is encoded by the coding sequence GTGCTCTCGGTTCGCCCAAAAGTCGCCGAACTTTCGTTTCACGTGTTCAGCCGGTCGCTGCACCCGGAACTTTACAACGTTCATCGGACGCGGCGGATCGAACGGTCGGCGTATCAGGCCCAAATCAGTATCACTAATTGTGGCCATGTGATCACATGGAATCGCTGCGGTGACGGACCCGTGACCATTTGCGAAGTCGCAACGGGGGCCCACCAGCCGCTGCCGACGAAGCGCCGCGTGATCTCTCAGCCACTTAAAGGGAGTCGCACCGAGAAGGTCAGTTGCCAATCCGGTGTTTCTTACCGGACTCACTTTCAGCTCGAGCCGGTTAGCCCCGATTTGTTTTTTATGGTCGGGCAACAGTTAAGCAAGCAGCCAGTCGAGGGGTTGATGCATACCTTTGACTCGAGCGGACGAATGTCGTTCGGTGCGCTCAGCTATATCAACGTGGAATGTCGGCAACGATCGATGCTGGTCCAAGCCGTTCACACGTTTCCCGATGATTACGCGATCGTCAAAGTCGAGTCGCTGTTTTCGTTGCCGGAATAG